A DNA window from Aminiphilus circumscriptus DSM 16581 contains the following coding sequences:
- a CDS encoding ABC transporter ATP-binding protein, with the protein MIAVALEHLTKQFGNFVAVDDVTLSIEEGCIYGFLGPNGSGKSTTIRMICGLLSPTSGTVRVLGTELAGNGGAGGGSGTSLRRHMGYMSQKFSLYGDLTVRENLDFYAGMYSLSGTKRKERVEAMLAMADLDGQERVLTSALSTGVRQRLALGCAMLHEPKILFLDEPTSGVDPGSRRRFWERIYDLAEGGTTVMVTTHFMDEAEHCDRLGFIFQGRLIASGTPEELKRLPGGTLYAVPSEAPMALLQELERTAPSGLLDAYVCGNSLHVLAEGSLPGLLDTREHQVISPSLEDVFVFLVRKGRSTGE; encoded by the coding sequence GTGATCGCCGTGGCGCTGGAGCACCTCACCAAGCAATTCGGCAACTTCGTCGCCGTGGACGATGTCACGCTCTCCATCGAGGAGGGATGCATCTACGGTTTCCTCGGCCCCAACGGATCCGGCAAGAGCACCACCATCCGCATGATCTGCGGGCTCCTCTCCCCCACATCGGGAACCGTACGGGTCCTCGGCACGGAACTCGCCGGAAACGGAGGAGCCGGCGGCGGGAGCGGGACGTCCTTGCGCCGCCACATGGGGTACATGTCACAGAAGTTCAGCCTGTACGGGGATCTCACCGTCCGGGAGAACCTGGACTTCTACGCAGGAATGTACAGTCTTTCGGGAACAAAACGAAAGGAACGCGTGGAGGCCATGCTCGCCATGGCCGATCTGGATGGGCAGGAGAGGGTTCTCACGTCGGCGCTCTCCACGGGGGTCCGGCAGCGCCTCGCCCTTGGGTGCGCCATGCTCCACGAACCGAAGATTCTCTTTCTCGACGAACCCACGAGCGGCGTGGACCCGGGGTCCCGGCGGCGCTTTTGGGAACGTATCTACGATCTCGCCGAGGGTGGCACCACCGTGATGGTCACCACGCACTTCATGGACGAGGCGGAGCACTGCGACCGTCTGGGGTTCATCTTTCAGGGGAGACTCATTGCGTCGGGAACGCCGGAGGAGCTGAAGCGCCTCCCCGGCGGAACGCTCTACGCCGTCCCCTCGGAGGCGCCCATGGCATTGCTGCAGGAACTGGAGCGCACCGCACCGTCGGGCCTGCTCGACGCCTATGTGTGCGGCAACTCCCTGCACGTCCTGGCGGAGGGCAGCCTTCCCGGACTGCTCGACACCCGGGAACACCAAGTGATCTCTCCATCGCTGGAAGATGTATTCGTGTTTCTCGTGAGAAAAGGGAGGTCGACCGGAGAATGA
- a CDS encoding ABC transporter ATP-binding protein — translation MIRVEGLCKSFGAVQAVREVTFDAASGELLGIVGPDGAGKTTLLRLMAGLLAPDAGQVHLATSEEKTTPMRGYMPQRFGLYGECTVEENLRLLGKLYGATEEQIRQRSRAILERTRLFPFRDRRAAALSGGMKQKLALAASLLHDPELLLLDEPGTGVDPVSRREIWRILYDLHEEGKTLVLSTPYLDEAQLCTRVVFLHRGRLVALGTPGELCRTASWRILRLRSRSRLVGRALSSLEGVRNVNAFGDAYHIAVEAIGPARSRIAAALADLGLDPSLELEELSPTLEDVFVELTEGNTEERAGGAPS, via the coding sequence ATGATTCGCGTCGAAGGGCTCTGCAAATCCTTCGGAGCCGTCCAGGCAGTCCGGGAGGTCACGTTCGACGCGGCGTCGGGAGAACTGCTCGGCATCGTCGGCCCCGACGGCGCGGGCAAGACCACCCTGCTGCGCCTGATGGCGGGACTCCTCGCCCCCGACGCGGGGCAGGTACACCTCGCAACTTCGGAAGAAAAGACCACTCCAATGCGGGGCTACATGCCCCAGCGTTTCGGCCTCTACGGGGAATGCACCGTGGAGGAAAACCTCCGCCTCCTGGGGAAACTCTACGGAGCCACGGAAGAGCAGATCCGGCAAAGGAGCCGGGCGATTCTGGAGCGAACCCGCCTCTTTCCCTTCCGGGATCGCCGGGCGGCGGCCCTGTCCGGGGGCATGAAACAGAAACTCGCCCTCGCGGCCTCGCTGCTGCACGATCCGGAGCTGCTCCTCCTTGACGAGCCCGGGACAGGGGTGGACCCGGTCTCGCGCCGGGAGATCTGGCGGATTCTCTACGACCTGCACGAGGAAGGAAAAACCCTGGTGCTCTCTACGCCCTATCTGGACGAAGCGCAGCTCTGCACCCGCGTGGTCTTTCTCCATCGAGGGCGGCTCGTCGCGCTGGGAACACCCGGAGAACTGTGCCGCACTGCCTCATGGCGGATTCTCCGCCTGCGGTCGCGATCCCGGCTGGTGGGGCGAGCACTCTCCAGCCTGGAGGGAGTCCGGAACGTGAATGCCTTCGGGGACGCCTATCACATCGCCGTGGAGGCAATCGGCCCGGCACGGTCGCGCATTGCCGCTGCCCTGGCCGATCTCGGTCTGGATCCCTCTTTGGAACTGGAGGAACTCTCCCCCACTCTCGAGGATGTCTTCGTGGAACTCACCGAGGGAAACACGGAGGAACGCGCCGGAGGCGCCCCGTCGTGA
- a CDS encoding HlyD family secretion protein, with protein MKKSSMALLAIPLVAAVFLTAGEELRHAMETLFLRVEKDNSKPLRATGIVEMQTVHIASKLSGTIEKLFVSEGMHLSPGDPVARLSRPDLAAQVQRDKAALAKARALLEDLLQGTRPEEIAQAKASVDAAQSRFDKAKSDYARFERLHKEQVIADKQFDEYQNTLRVAQSDLAAARERYALTVAGPRTKQIEAARHEVDLLSAALATSRSILADTHIVSPVAGVVLSKGFEEGEFVLPGGVVAEVGRYEDCWIRLYIPSTLLGRISLGGTAEVRVDSFPERIFPGFVSEIAQEAEFTPRMSLHPDERANLVFRVKVSVPNEDGALKSGMPADVVFP; from the coding sequence ATGAAAAAATCGAGCATGGCTCTGCTGGCGATCCCGCTTGTTGCAGCGGTCTTCCTCACCGCAGGCGAGGAGCTTCGCCACGCTATGGAAACACTTTTCCTGCGCGTCGAGAAGGACAACAGCAAGCCCCTTCGAGCAACGGGCATCGTGGAGATGCAGACCGTGCACATTGCCTCAAAATTAAGCGGGACCATCGAAAAACTCTTCGTCTCAGAGGGAATGCACCTTTCCCCAGGGGATCCTGTAGCACGCCTCTCCCGACCAGATTTGGCGGCCCAAGTACAGCGAGACAAGGCAGCCCTGGCAAAAGCCAGAGCACTGCTGGAGGATCTCCTCCAAGGAACGCGCCCGGAGGAAATTGCCCAGGCCAAGGCGAGTGTGGATGCTGCCCAGTCACGCTTCGACAAAGCGAAGAGCGACTATGCTCGCTTCGAGCGACTCCACAAGGAGCAGGTTATCGCGGACAAGCAGTTCGACGAATACCAGAACACCCTGCGCGTGGCACAAAGCGACCTCGCCGCCGCCCGCGAACGCTACGCCTTGACCGTAGCGGGCCCACGGACAAAGCAGATCGAGGCGGCACGCCACGAGGTGGATCTTCTCAGTGCTGCCCTGGCCACCTCCCGTTCAATCCTGGCGGACACTCACATCGTCTCCCCCGTGGCAGGCGTGGTTCTCTCAAAGGGATTCGAGGAAGGGGAATTCGTGCTCCCCGGCGGCGTGGTGGCGGAGGTGGGCCGCTACGAAGACTGCTGGATCCGACTCTACATACCTTCTACCCTACTGGGACGAATTTCCTTGGGAGGAACTGCGGAGGTTCGGGTTGATTCTTTTCCGGAACGAATTTTCCCTGGCTTCGTCTCGGAGATCGCCCAGGAGGCGGAGTTTACACCCCGGATGAGCCTGCATCCGGATGAGCGGGCGAACCTGGTCTTTCGGGTGAAGGTCTCCGTCCCAAACGAAGACGGCGCACTCAAGTCGGGCATGCCCGCGGACGTGGTCTTTCCATGA
- a CDS encoding TetR/AcrR family transcriptional regulator, giving the protein MLSEGTTPQDTGANARERILATAAALFASRGHADVSIRDITREAGVNNAMISYYFGGKEGLYREIIQEQIRTVRTALHGLGEKTLLPEECLRRYVNGLVGLHRRTPTLAGLMHHELLHPSPVFEEVVLPFITELSKILTKAVATEQERGTYRRDILPAEGAYFLVAMTNYYFLFRSFISRIFPSLEHLEEHLEEETLRLFLEGMRKR; this is encoded by the coding sequence GTGCTTTCAGAAGGCACCACGCCGCAGGACACGGGCGCGAATGCCCGAGAGCGCATTCTCGCCACGGCGGCGGCACTTTTCGCCTCTCGGGGACATGCAGACGTGTCCATTCGGGACATCACTCGCGAGGCGGGCGTAAACAACGCCATGATTTCCTACTATTTTGGCGGCAAAGAGGGGCTCTACCGGGAGATCATCCAGGAACAGATCCGAACGGTGCGCACCGCCCTACACGGGCTCGGCGAAAAAACGCTTCTTCCGGAGGAATGCCTCCGGCGCTACGTGAACGGCCTTGTGGGCCTCCACCGGCGGACCCCAACCCTTGCGGGGCTGATGCACCATGAATTGCTCCACCCTTCGCCGGTCTTCGAAGAAGTGGTGCTCCCCTTCATCACTGAGCTTTCAAAAATCCTCACCAAGGCCGTTGCGACGGAACAGGAACGGGGAACGTATCGGAGGGACATTCTCCCTGCGGAGGGGGCGTATTTCCTCGTGGCCATGACGAACTACTATTTTCTCTTCCGCTCTTTCATCTCACGAATTTTTCCCTCCCTGGAGCACCTGGAGGAACACCTGGAGGAAGAGACACTGCGACTCTTTCTGGAAGGGATGAGAAAACGATGA
- a CDS encoding YbaK/EbsC family protein — MKLSQLLIPLSDKQPGKIRDAGLIRLVQGGFAVYNAKSDEILLLPFGTLALRRSLGKLLALFAKTGVQPTACFGAGPFSIADRFVRVFGEVARAFLEEREGNLVFTGYGETFAEAQTFVRALGEAVREEPVFADLGCRVLEERRDDAWRLSIAVPAQKEARESAPGICCSACGWGGLPESIAPEEEAFSAKSAPGHGELPLKEAHTPGANTIAELCRQLDVPPSRTLKTMCYSTGMGENLRVAAALVRGDMAISLEKLRRALNASEIRRSTPEDLARCITGVAGYLGPIGLGEAVTLVADSRVVGACDLVVGANKPDFHLTGACWGRDFSAPFVADLVRFEKDSPCPLCGEPLSEANWRVLGHFDVPVSPSETALTCRDQAGTHSFPFAWTGCVFGISLLSALAEQGGEKWPEGYAPFDAWIVPVLPEDHETAERLLQELSQQGLAPLLDDRECDAEKKMADARLAGVPALYLVDTTTSGKHLLTDA, encoded by the coding sequence ATGAAACTGTCGCAGTTGTTGATTCCCCTGTCCGACAAGCAGCCCGGAAAGATCAGGGACGCGGGGCTGATCCGGCTTGTGCAGGGTGGTTTCGCCGTGTACAACGCCAAGAGTGACGAAATTCTTCTTCTGCCCTTCGGCACGCTTGCGCTGCGCCGCAGCCTGGGAAAACTTCTCGCGCTCTTTGCAAAGACGGGAGTGCAGCCCACAGCGTGTTTCGGGGCCGGCCCCTTCTCCATCGCGGACCGTTTCGTCAGGGTTTTCGGCGAAGTCGCCCGGGCCTTTCTTGAAGAGCGGGAGGGAAATCTGGTCTTCACGGGATACGGCGAGACCTTCGCCGAGGCCCAGACCTTTGTCCGTGCGCTGGGAGAGGCGGTGCGGGAGGAGCCGGTCTTCGCCGACCTCGGGTGCCGCGTTCTGGAGGAGCGGAGGGACGATGCCTGGAGGCTCTCCATCGCGGTTCCGGCGCAAAAGGAGGCGCGGGAGTCCGCGCCGGGGATTTGCTGCTCCGCCTGCGGCTGGGGCGGCCTGCCCGAGTCCATCGCTCCGGAGGAGGAGGCCTTTTCGGCAAAGAGTGCGCCCGGACACGGGGAGTTGCCCCTGAAAGAGGCGCACACCCCCGGAGCGAACACTATTGCGGAACTGTGCCGTCAACTCGACGTGCCTCCCTCGCGGACGCTCAAGACCATGTGTTATTCCACGGGAATGGGGGAGAACCTTCGGGTCGCCGCGGCTCTCGTTCGGGGGGACATGGCGATCAGCCTGGAAAAGCTCCGGCGAGCCCTCAATGCGTCGGAGATCCGTCGCAGTACCCCGGAGGATCTTGCCCGATGCATCACCGGCGTGGCGGGGTACCTCGGCCCCATCGGACTGGGTGAGGCGGTCACGCTTGTGGCGGATTCCCGCGTGGTGGGGGCCTGTGATCTCGTGGTGGGAGCGAACAAGCCGGACTTCCATCTCACCGGTGCCTGTTGGGGACGGGATTTTTCGGCTCCCTTTGTGGCGGACCTGGTGCGCTTCGAGAAGGATTCCCCCTGTCCTCTGTGCGGAGAGCCGCTCTCCGAGGCGAACTGGCGCGTTCTGGGGCATTTCGACGTCCCTGTCTCCCCCTCGGAAACGGCGCTGACCTGTCGGGACCAGGCGGGAACGCATAGCTTTCCTTTTGCGTGGACGGGGTGCGTCTTCGGCATCTCTCTTCTGTCGGCCCTTGCCGAGCAGGGGGGAGAAAAGTGGCCCGAGGGATACGCGCCCTTCGATGCATGGATCGTGCCCGTGCTCCCCGAGGACCATGAGACCGCCGAGCGCCTTCTGCAGGAGCTGTCCCAGCAGGGGCTGGCTCCGTTGCTCGACGACAGGGAGTGCGACGCGGAAAAAAAGATGGCCGACGCCCGCCTGGCGGGCGTGCCTGCCTTGTATCTGGTGGACACCACCACGTCGGGAAAGCACCTGTTGACCGACGCCTGA
- a CDS encoding MATE family efflux transporter: MDRSIRMGEEPIPRLLLHFSLPAVAGLLANALYNLVDRIFVGQTVGALGIAGIAVAFPYVIAGIAFSLLIGVGSSALISISLGEGKPDIASRVLGNGMFLVLILGLPLVVAGRFLAEPVLTLSGATENIIGPGLEYLRIVSLGVPATLATIVLSHCIRAQGYPAYAMMVAFLGAGANIALDALFIFGFSMGIQGAAWATVISQYLAAVASVWFFLSGRGSVRVHLAHLVPERATLVRIFQIGIAPFLMELSFTLLVGWINRLLRDYGGDLYISAMGIFFSLDSLLFLPAIGIGQGLQPLVGYNYGAGNYRRVIETVRLAIVGTTAFFCASFVVIMLFTAPLVKLFNTSDPELLAIATRGLRLCYLGMPLAGIGVMSSFTFQGLGKARQSLFLGIARQVICFVPPLLILPGLFGTDGIWLSVPAADVGSAIIGGLFLYVQFRSMRREKMSPVTVPMFRPECTEEGKCPPGP, from the coding sequence ATGGATCGCTCGATACGCATGGGAGAAGAGCCCATTCCGCGGCTTCTCCTGCATTTTTCGCTGCCGGCGGTGGCGGGCCTGCTCGCCAACGCTCTGTACAATCTTGTGGACCGCATCTTCGTGGGGCAGACCGTCGGGGCCCTGGGCATCGCGGGCATCGCCGTGGCCTTTCCCTACGTCATTGCAGGCATCGCCTTCTCACTGCTCATCGGCGTGGGCAGTTCCGCCCTGATCTCCATCAGCCTGGGCGAGGGCAAGCCGGACATAGCCTCCCGGGTCCTGGGCAACGGCATGTTCCTCGTTCTCATCCTTGGACTGCCTCTGGTCGTGGCGGGACGGTTTCTCGCGGAGCCCGTGCTCACGCTCTCGGGGGCCACGGAGAACATCATCGGTCCGGGACTGGAATACCTGCGCATCGTCAGTCTCGGTGTGCCGGCGACACTCGCCACGATCGTCCTGTCCCACTGCATTCGTGCCCAGGGATATCCCGCCTACGCCATGATGGTCGCCTTTCTCGGCGCCGGGGCCAACATCGCCCTGGACGCGCTCTTCATCTTCGGCTTCTCCATGGGCATCCAGGGGGCGGCCTGGGCGACGGTGATCTCCCAGTATCTCGCGGCCGTCGCCTCGGTGTGGTTTTTTCTGAGCGGGAGGGGAAGCGTGCGGGTCCACCTGGCGCACCTCGTCCCGGAGCGGGCCACCCTGGTGCGGATTTTTCAGATCGGGATAGCACCCTTTCTCATGGAGCTGAGCTTCACGCTCCTCGTGGGGTGGATCAATCGGCTTCTCCGGGATTACGGGGGCGATCTGTACATCTCCGCCATGGGAATTTTCTTCAGTCTGGATTCGCTGCTTTTCCTTCCCGCCATCGGTATCGGCCAGGGGTTGCAACCCTTGGTGGGATACAACTACGGAGCGGGCAACTATCGCCGGGTGATCGAGACGGTACGCCTCGCTATCGTCGGAACCACGGCCTTTTTCTGTGCGAGCTTCGTGGTCATCATGCTCTTCACCGCTCCGCTGGTGAAACTCTTCAACACGAGCGACCCGGAGCTGCTGGCCATCGCCACACGGGGGCTGCGCCTCTGTTACCTCGGCATGCCCCTTGCGGGGATCGGCGTGATGAGTTCCTTCACCTTCCAGGGACTTGGCAAGGCGCGACAGAGCCTGTTCCTGGGCATCGCCCGTCAGGTCATCTGCTTCGTGCCGCCTCTTCTCATTCTGCCCGGACTGTTCGGGACGGACGGTATCTGGCTCTCCGTTCCGGCGGCCGACGTGGGAAGCGCCATCATCGGCGGACTCTTTCTTTACGTGCAGTTCCGCAGTATGAGACGGGAGAAGATGTCCCCGGTCACTGTCCCCATGTTCCGGCCAGAGTGCACAGAAGAAGGGAAATGCCCGCCAGGACCATGA